GAGACGTTTATTGTCAGAGAAATATGTCTTGGAGTGGAATCATCGAAAATTTTTTCCCGGCTGGATTTTTCACTATTATTCATCTATGACACTTCCTCTTCCGGATAAGCGAACGGGGTGACCCGTTTCAGGCCACCCCGCCATGAGCATGATTTAAAGACTTTTACTTACCAGTTATACACCCTGTCCAGATCTTCATCCGTCACCTGGAACGTTACATTATGGGGTGGAAGGGATTCCTTCTTGAAGTACTCGGGCAGCCGATCATGTTTTGCCGTGAAACCTGCCCGGGCATTGAAGTCCCTCTCCATCTTGAGTACCGTCTTGCCCAGTTCGGTTACATCATTAGCAGTCAGGTTCAGACCGTAAAAGGTATTGAGCAGATCGAGCAGTGCCTGGAATGTCTCCGGCTGATCCAGAACCGCGAAGGCAATAAAGAGACACATGCCCGTGGAATCAATAGCTGCGGTGGCGATCTGGAGATTTCTGGAGAGTTCAACCTGCCCCTCCGGTTTCAGCGGGTCCACATAACCTCCCACTTTGAGGATATTCGTCGCGACTGCATATCCGGCAGTGTGATCGGCTCCCATGGTACTTGTGGCATAGGTAACCCCGATACCCTGAACCGCGCGTGGGTCATATGCCGGCATGGACTGACTCTTGACGACGGGAACCCTCTCGACGCCGAAAACCTTGCCGGTTACTGCGGCCCCATTCCCCAGGATGCGTCCCAGATCGGTGCCTTTTCCCACCTCTTTGATGAGCCTGATGGCTGCATCAGCATCACCGAACTTGGCCAGCCCTGCCTCCATGGCGACCCCAATGGTTGCTCCCATCTCAATGGTATCAATGCCGTAATCGTCGTCCAGGCGGTCCATCATGGCAATTGCATCCAGGTCGTCGATACCGCAGTTCGCACCATGGGCCCAAACCGTTTCATATTCCGGCTGTTTGGTCAGGTAATTGCCGTCCTTATCCATATAAATACCGGAACATTGGATGACACAGCCCCGGTGGCAGCCATGGGTGGGTACGCCGCCGCGGGCCTTTTCTAATTCAGCCTCCGTTTCTCCGCTGATTTTAGAGGTTCCCGGAAAGCGGCCCCAAAGGAAGTTATTGGTCGGATATGCGCCGGCTTCATTGATCACGTTGGCCAGTATGTTGGTTCCGTAAGCGGGAAGCCCTTCGCCGGTGACGGGATGTTTTCTAAGGCCATCAACCCATGCCTTATTGGCTTGTGTGAATTTCTCCGGGTCTTTAGGTACACGGTTCTTGAGACCCGTATCATCAAGGACAATGACCTTCACGCCTTTGGAGCCCATCACCGCCCCGCCCCCGCCGCGTCCTGCATGGCGGGTAGGCCGCAGTTCCATGTCGGTAAAGGCTACTGAGGCGGCGGACATCTTCATTTCGCCTGCCGGTCCGATAGAGATGCACGAGATTTTGTCTCCAAACTCTCCCTTCATCTTTTCTACCAGAGCGTAATTACCCAGCAGCTTGAGGCTGTTGTCAGGGGTTATCTTTACCCCATCCTTATTGATAAATACCTTGTATAGATTGTTGTCTTTGGGCTTTCCTTCCAGGATAATGGCCGCATAGCCCAATCTCGCCAGCACCTGGGAGGGTT
This region of Deltaproteobacteria bacterium genomic DNA includes:
- a CDS encoding aldehyde ferredoxin oxidoreductase yields the protein MDKILRINMGADGGPKLSTDPLGEYAGLGGRALTSSVISKEVPPLCHPLSEDNKLVIAPGLLSGTPAAQSGRISVGFKGPLTGTIKESNSGGQPSQVLARLGYAAIILEGKPKDNNLYKVFINKDGVKITPDNSLKLLGNYALVEKMKGEFGDKISCISIGPAGEMKMSAASVAFTDMELRPTRHAGRGGGGAVMGSKGVKVIVLDDTGLKNRVPKDPEKFTQANKAWVDGLRKHPVTGEGLPAYGTNILANVINEAGAYPTNNFLWGRFPGTSKISGETEAELEKARGGVPTHGCHRGCVIQCSGIYMDKDGNYLTKQPEYETVWAHGANCGIDDLDAIAMMDRLDDDYGIDTIEMGATIGVAMEAGLAKFGDADAAIRLIKEVGKGTDLGRILGNGAAVTGKVFGVERVPVVKSQSMPAYDPRAVQGIGVTYATSTMGADHTAGYAVATNILKVGGYVDPLKPEGQVELSRNLQIATAAIDSTGMCLFIAFAVLDQPETFQALLDLLNTFYGLNLTANDVTELGKTVLKMERDFNARAGFTAKHDRLPEYFKKESLPPHNVTFQVTDEDLDRVYNW